The genomic interval CAAGGCACAGTCTTGCTATCTCAAAGTCATATTTGGCCGAGACTTACTCCAGGCGTCACCGAGACATTGTGCtgtggttggaggagtctgGACAGTGAAACCGAGGTATCGAAACACAGTTATTCTGTTGAGCCAGTTCTTTTACCACCACTTCTCTCTTGTTATTGATGAAGGGATCCGAAGATCTGGTTTAACACTGACCAAAAGTACCGATACATCATGCTAATTGTTATCTATCACACAACACTTGAATAACTTACTTGGTCGTTGCCGACCGACTCCAACTACTCACACTCacgacttcttcttcatctcctcaaAGAACCCGGTCACGTCGCGATCGGTGACCACCTTGCCTCCTTCGGCAAACGGCTTGAAAAACGCCGACAacttgtccttgatctgGTTGTAGGCAGCCATACCGTCGATGGCTTGTTGACGGGGGATATTGTGAAGAGCAGACGTGCCAGcgtccagcagcgacgaCCCCGCATCGTCGTCTGGAGGCGGTTCGTACACCTGCTCTTCTTCGGCCAGAAACGGGTACGTGAGCGTGAGTCCAAAGATTTTCGGGTCTTTGCACTCGCACACGATTTTGCGAAAGTTGGACGAAAGAAACATGTTGCAGGGTTTGTCCGATGAGAAGAGTTTTTTACTGCTGGGGTGGGAAGCGAGAGCGTTTGCCTCATCAGCATTTCGCTTCTCTTTCTTGACATTATCCGTTTCGTCAGAAGTCGATTCAGACCCAGCGACAGCAGTCGATGCAGACTCGGTTTTGACCACACAAGTCTCTGAACTTTTCGTCTCCAAATCAGCAGTGTCGCTGACTTTCGCCCCAGAGGTCGCCTTTGGCTCCAACCGGGGCTCCAACCGCATCTTCACCACCCCGGGAAGATCCCAAATCGCCTTCAACCTCGGCACCTCTTCCACACACTTGTAGCAGACAAACTCGTGGTCGTCGGGCAACACCTCCTCGTGGTGCTCAATCTCGGTGAGGGAATCAAACACATTGACTCCCTCGGGATGCGTCCTCTTTGAAGGCACGCCAATGCAAACATCATGGTACCAGTCCTCGCCGCAGCCCGGCATCAGACATTGGTACATGATGTCTGTCTCTTCGTTGTAGGGCTTGTCGCAGAAACAAAACCTACCGTCAAAGTTgtggttgtacttgtttgtgtcgcaCGCCTCGTCCAGATTGGCAAAGTTCTTTCGCAGGTTGCACCCTCCAAAGCTCTTCATTCGGTCGGTACCACAGTCGCACGTCATGTTGCGCTTGGTGAAGAGCTCCACGAGATCGTGGCTCGAGTGACATTGGATAGAGCAGCCATAGCAAATAACTGACGGCGCGCCGCTCTTCTTGGAACACGTCAGACACGTGAACAGCAGCTGTCGAGCCGGCTGGGTGTAAAACGTGCACTCGGACGGGTCGTACGGCATGGCCTCTTTGGCGTCCCTTTCCAGCTGTGCCTGGCgctccagaaactcgcCGGCCGTCACCGTGTCTGTATCGTTAGCTTCGGACATTTCTCGGAGCGATATGTTTCTTAGAGCCGTTGTTTCGAGTAGCAGGTGTCCACGCGTGCCAGATGCCAGTGCCAATAGAGTTCGATAATTGAATAAAAAGATGATGAAAAGAAATTAAAAGATAATGAAATTAAAAGAAAAGACGATAAAAAATGAAAAgataataaaataaaagaaAGAAAATGAGAAATAAATGAGAATaaatgagaaaaaagagaaaaaaaattaaataaaaaattaaaaagaaacaaaaagaaataaaaagaaacaaaaagaaataacCCCAAGTATGAAAAGTGCCTGAGACCAAGTCTTCATCTCTCAGGATTTTAATGGGAACATCCCTTTACTAACAAGGAAATGACTGAACTGCTAGTATCTATTAGAAAGCATCCTACTTCAATAATAGTACCTGTAGATTACTCCAAAATAATGAGCGATTTGACCATCTCATAGCCCCATAGTTTCCAATCAACTCACCTTGGCTAGACCTGATCTGGTCTCGACACTTGAGGAGATGATCCACCCAAATCACTATGAACTCCAGAACTAAGTAGATGCTAAGTAGATGCTAAGTACTCATCAGatgtggttgttgctgttttttcatttatttAGACTGAATGTGGAACATGAGACGAGTTCAGAGACCACAGTCCGCCGAAACAGTGGTGGAGTCAAAACACCGTCCTCGGAGATCCTCAGAGAGGTATCTACACAAAGGATCCCTTTCAAGACTTGAAAATACTTGATATCCGCTCGTTCC from Yarrowia lipolytica chromosome 1F, complete sequence carries:
- a CDS encoding uncharacterized protein (Compare to YALI0F10285g, weakly similar to uniprot|Q871F0 Neurospora crassa B7H23.310.gene and DEHA0F22847g Debaryomyces hansenii,ancestral locus Anc_8.169), which encodes MSEANDTDTVTAGEFLERQAQLERDAKEAMPYDPSECTFYTQPARQLLFTCLTCSKKSGAPSVICYGCSIQCHSSHDLVELFTKRNMTCDCGTDRMKSFGGCNLRKNFANLDEACDTNKYNHNFDGRFCFCDKPYNEETDIMYQCLMPGCGEDWYHDVCIGVPSKRTHPEGVNVFDSLTEIEHHEEVLPDDHEFVCYKCVEEVPRLKAIWDLPGVVKMRLEPRLEPKATSGAKVSDTADLETKSSETCVVKTESASTAVAGSESTSDETDNVKKEKRNADEANALASHPSSKKLFSSDKPCNMFLSSNFRKIVCECKDPKIFGLTLTYPFLAEEEQVYEPPPDDDAGSSLLDAGTSALHNIPRQQAIDGMAAYNQIKDKLSAFFKPFAEGGKVVTDRDVTGFFEEMKKKS